The window TGCGGGTCTCGCGCATCACCGCATCGCCCAGATCAGGCGCGCGCGCGGTGGCAGCGTTGGTGAGCACGGTCAGCGGGGTCTTCAAGGCATGGGCGAGATTGCCCGCGTGGCGGCGCGCCTCCTCGGCCTGACGCTCGGTATGCTCGAGCAGCGCGTTGACCTCGTCCACCAGCGGCTGGACTTCCAGCGGCAGCGGCTCGGCAATGCGGTTCGCGCCCGTGGTGCGCAGGTTCTGGATCGCGGCGCGCACCCTTCGCAGGGGCTGAAGGCCATAGCGGATCTGGAGCAGCGCCATCACCAGCAGGCCAAGGCCCAGCACCGCAAAGCTCCAGATCAGGATCAGCCGCACCCGTCCGATCTGCGAATCCATCTGCGCCGTCGCGCTGGCCACGGCAAAGGTCCAGCGGGTGTCGCTGCCGGGCAGGATCACGGTGCGCTCGGCAATCCGCAAGGGTTCGCCCGGGAACTGGACGGAGTTGTAGAAATGCACCTCGCTGTCGAAGTGGCCGCCCTTGGCCTCCACCCCGTGGAGCTTCAGGGTGCGGTCCCACAGGCTGCGCGAGGGCCAGGGCTCGTAACTGCCGCCGCTGATCTGCCAGTAGAGCCCGCTGCCCGGTTCGAGGAAGCGCTGGTCGCCCAGCGTGCGGTAGAAATAGACTTCGCCGCTCGCATCGATCTCGGCCGAGGCGATCATCGCGGTGAGGATGTAGTCGAGCTGCTCGTCGAAATTGCTTTCGACCTGCGCGGTGAGCGTGCGTTCGAGCGCGATGCCGCCGCCCAGCAGCAGGACGAAGATCCACCCCGCCGCAATCAGCCCCATGCGCCGCGCAAGGCTGGCGCGCGGGGCCGGACGGGAGGCGGCAGGCAGCGCAGGTTCGGTCACCGGCTGCGGCGCAGGCGCAGCAGCGCCCTCGCCCGCAGCGGGCGCTCCGGCCAACGTGTCCCCGCCCTCAGGCGCGCGGGGCTTCGGCGGGGTCGTCGAGGCTGTAACCGAGGCCACGGATGGTCGTAATCACGTCTGCGCCAAGCTTCTTGCGGATGCGGGTAACGAAGACTTCGATGGTGTTCGAATCCCGGTCGAAATCCTGATCATAGATGTGCTCGATCAGCTCCGTGCGGCTCACCACCTTGCCCTTGTGGTGCATGAGGTAGGACAGGAGCTTGTATTCCTGCGCCGTCAGCTTCACCGGCTCGCCGCCCAGCGTGACGCGGCCCGAGCGCGTGTCCAGCCGGACATCGCCGGCGGTCAGTTCGGACGAAGTGTTGCCCGAAGCACGGCGGATCAGCGCGCGCAGGCGGGCGATCAGCTCCTCGGTCTGGAACGGCTTGGCGAGATAGTCGTCCGCACCTGCATCGAGACCTGCGACCTTGTCGGACCACGAATCCCGCGCGGTCAGCACCAGCACGGGGAAGGTGCGCCCTTCGCGCCGCCACATGCCCAGCACTGTCAGGCCGTCGATTTCCGGCAGGCCCAGATCGAGGATCACCGCATCGTAATCCTCGCTCGAGCCCATGTAGTGCCCGTCCTCGCCATCGACCGACAGATCGACCGCATAACCGTTATGCTCCAGCGTCGACTTGAGCTGCGCGCCCAGCGTGGGCTCATCCTCGACGATCAGAATTCGCATGCTTCACCACTTCCCTGCTGCGTGTTTTGCGTGATTTGCGTGATTTGCGTGATTTGCGTGATTTGCGTGATTTGCGTGATTTGCGTGATTTGCGTGATTTGGTGCGCCTTTGCCGCGCCAGCGTCAAGCAAACGGGCGCTCAGCGCGAACGGCCGATGACGCGGCCGGTGCGCGCATCGACATCGACATAGGTCACCCGGCCTTCGCGGATGAACTTGAGCCGGTAGGCCCGCGCCGTCGAATCGTAGGCCGGGCCGAGATATTCGCTGCCCTGCATCTGCGGCAGGATGCGCCGCTCGATCTCGCGCAGCGACAGCTGGGTGCCCGCCTGCGCCTCGCGCCGCGCCTCGCCCTGATCGCTGAGCGATTGCTCCTGCGCCGCCCCGGGCACAGCCAGCCCTGCCGCGCACAGGGCGACAAGCAGAGCAGCACAAGAGGAGCGACGAGCGTTCATAATGGCCCCATGCCTAGCTATGCAGCATTGAACAAGGTGTGAATGATGTCACGGCGCACTCGGCGCTGCGTCATTCACCAGCTCGAACTTGAACGACATGCTGATCCCGGTGGAGACCATGCCCGGCTGCACCGGCGGCGGAGCGGCGGCGACCATGTCGGCGCTGGCGCGCATCATCGCCATTTCGGGCATCGGGCCGCGGCTTTCGATGCTCTCGCTGATCCACAGCACCTTGGCCCGGTCATAGCCGAACATCGTGGCATATTCATCGACCCGCGCCTTGGCCTTTTCGATCGCGCGCTTGCGGGCGGCGTCCTTGGCGGCGGCGTCGTTCTCGATCGAGAAGCTGGGGCCGGACAGATCATTCGCGCCCGCCTCGACCAGCGCATCAAGCACGCGCCCGGCATTGTCGATCTTGCGCAGGATCACGCTCACCCGGTTGGAGGCCTGATAGCCGCGGAACACCTGACGCTGGGTGGTCTGGTCGTAATCATAGCGGGCATTGAGGTTGATGCCGGTGGTCTGGATGTCCTGCTCGGCCACGCCCAGTGCCTTGATGCGGGCGACCACCTTGGCCATCGCAGCCGAGTTCTGGCGCAGCGCCTCGGTGGCGGTCGGCGCATCGGTGGTGACGCCCGCGCCGATGGTGGCGATATCGGGAGCAACCGAGACGCTTTCGCTGACGGTGAGTTCGACCACCGGGCCCTTGGCCTCGATTTCGATCACGGGTTCGGCGAGCGCGGCACCCGACAGAGCGAGCGAGCTGGCAGCGACTGCGGCAAGTGCGGGACGGATCATGATAGGTGTTTTCCTCCGGTAAGCCGCGCCAATGAACCACGGCAGCTTTCGCGGGACTGAACCGCCTTGGCAGCGCGCGCGCAAGTCTCTAGGCACCGCGCGCCATGGCGCAACCTCCCATCTTCTCGCTCGAAGGCATGGCCCTGCAACAGGGCGGACGCTGGCTGTTCGGCGGGCCGACGCCCACCACCGGCGCGGCACCGATCGATCTGCACGTGCTGTCCGGAGACCGGCTGGCGCTGATCGGGCGCAACGGCGCGGGCAAGACGACGCTGCTGCGGCTCATCACCGGCAAGATCGATGCCGACCGCGGACAGCGCCGGATCAAGCCCGGGACGCGCATCGTGTTCCTTGAGCAGGACCCTGATTTCACGCCGTTTTCGACCCTCATGGACTTTGCGACAGGCGGCGAGGATGCCCCCGCAGCGCATGAGGTGGAGGCGATTGCCGGCCAGCTCGGCATCGACATGAGCCGCCCCGCCGCCACTGCCAGCGGGGGCGAAAAGCGCCGCGCCGCGATTGCCAGGGCATTGGCGCAGGAGCCTGATCTGCTCCTTCTGGACGAGCCGACCAACCACCTCGATCTGGCCGCGATCGACTGGCTGGAGGACTGGCTCTCGCGCTATCGCGGGGCCTTCATCACCATTTCCCACGATCGCACCTTCCTCACCCGCCTGACGCGCGCCACCCTGTGGCTCGATCGCGGCACCTTGCGGCGCAAGGAGGTAGGCTTCGGCGGCTATGAGGCGTGGGAAGAGACGGTCTATGCCGAAGAGGCGCGTGCGGCGGAACGCCTTGATGCAAAACTGAAAATCGAGGCCCACTGGTTAGAGCGCGGGGTCACCGCAAGGCGCAAGCGCAATCAGGGCCGGCTGGAAAAGCTCTACCAGATGCGCGCTGTCAGGGCGGCGATGATTGCGGGTGCGGGAACGGCCAAGCTGAAACTCGCTGGCGATGATGATTTCAAGTCCAAGTCGGTGATTGTCGCGGACAATATTTCAAAGACTTATGGTGATCGCCCCATCATCAAGCCGTTCACCCTGCGGATCCAGAACGGGGACCGCATCGGGATCGTCGGCTCGAATGGCGCGGGCAAGACCACCCTGTTGAAATTGCTCACCAAAGAACTCGAAAGCGACACTGGCAGCGTCACCCATGCCCGCACGCTTTCAGGGGTGATGATCGACCAGCAGAGGAAGCTGCTCGAACCGGGGGCGACGGTGCGCCAGATTCTGGCCGAGGGCGGCGACTGGATCGACGTCCGGGGGGTGCGCAAGCACGTGCAGGCCTATCTCAAGGATTTCCTATTCGATCCCGGCCTCGTCGACACCAAAGTCGGCATTCTTTCTGGCGGCGAACGCTCGCGGCTTTTGCTGGCCCGCGAATTCGCGCGCACCGCAAATCTGCTGGTGCTGGACGAGCCGACCAATGATCTCGATCTTGAAACCCTTGATCTTCTTCAGGAAGTCATCGCGGACTTCGACGGCACCGTGCTGATCGTCAGCCATGATCGCGACTTCCTCGACCGCACCGTCACCATCACCCTCGGGCTCGACGGGTCGGGCAAGGTGGATATTATCGCGGGCGGATACGCCGATTGGGAAGCGCGGCGAAAGGCCCCCCAAACCGGGGTCAAACCGGGGTCAAGAGGGGGTCAAGAGGGGGTCAAACCGACCCTGGAGGGGGGTCAAAAGCCCCTTCCTACAAAGACGCCTTCCGCACCGCGATTGTCCTACAAGGACCAGCGCGACTACGAGATCCTGCCGAAACGCATCGAGGAACTGGAAGCCGCCATCGCCAAGGGCGAGGCGCTGCTGGGCGATCCCGAGCTCTACACCCGCGATCCCCAGCGCTTTGCCACGATCAGCGCCGGCATCGCCAATGCCCGCGCCGAAAAAGACGCGGCCGAAGAGCGCTGGCTGATGCTGGCCGAGATGGTCGAGGGCTAGGCTGCACCCGGCATTCAGCTCTGACGGCCTGCAAATGGCCCATTTCCGGGCTGCCGGTGCTCACGGCCAGAAAGGCCGCTGCGCTCCGGGTCCCGCAAATGCACCATTTTCGGCTCGCCAGCCTCTGAATGTCGTGCGCAGCCGGTTCCGCCCCCTCAGGTGATGCGGTAAAACTCCGCCACCCGCTCCAGCGCAATCTTCAGCACCAGCTTGCCGCTGCGCGCCGGCCAGCCGAGGGTCTTTTCCGCCTCAGGCAGCGCCTCGCCCGCGCAGACCACGCGCCACAGCACATCCTCCAGCCCCTTGCCGGCGGCCTTGATCGCCCCGTCGAACCGCTGGCGCGCGGCGACTTGCCGTTCGGTCGGCGTAAACCCGCGCTCGCCGGTGGTCTTCACCCGCACAGGATCCCAGCGCATGGTGATGTTGGCGGAAAGCTGTGCGCGTTCGTAATCATTGCGCAGCGCCTCGCCCGCATCGAACAGCCGTGCATTGATGTGCCCGCGCGCGTGGAGCCAGGCGATCGGGCTTTCGGCCAGATTGACCGTCACCGTGCGCACCGCGCGCGTGCCCGGGCGGCGGGCCCCGCGCAGCGGACCTTCGGCGGTGAGTTCGCGTTCAACCAGTTGGCGCTTCATGTCATGTCTCCCTTTGCTTGCGGCAAGACTTGCCAAAGCGGCGCATTTGTAGGAAAGAAAAAACCGTATTGGTTAATTTGGACGACACCCTCCATGCTCAACCGCATCCGCGATATCCGAAAGGCCAAGGGCCTCACCCTCGCCGATCTCGCCGCCGCCTGCGTTCCGCCCACCACCGCGCAGACCATCGGGCGGCTGGAGACCGGCACCCGGCAACTCTCGCTGGTCTGGATGAACCGCATTGCCGCCGCCCTCGGCGTCGATCCGGCGAGTCTGATGCGCGCCGAGACCGGCCCGGCGGGCACGGCCCAGATCGTGGCGGAACTGGCTGCGGGCGGTGCCTCCGCCCTCACCTCCCCCCGCGCCGCCGTGCTGCCGAGCGAACTTGCCGACACCCCCGACGCCCCGCCCCCGCTGGTGCTGATGGTAAGCGAGAGCGTGGGCGAATATCGCCCGGGCGACCTCGTGTGGCTGCGACAGCTCGCGCTTGAGGACACCCAGAGCGCGATCAACCGCGACTGCCTCGTGCCCCGCCCCGGCGGGCGCTTTGCTTTCGGGCGGCTGATCGACCGGCGCGGCACCCTCGTCGGCCTGCTGCCGCCGGGTGCGGGGCAAAAGCAGGTGGTGGTCGACAATCCGGCGTGGATTGCGGTGGCCATGATGCTGGTCAGGCCGCTTTAACCCGCCCGCTGCTAGGCCCTGCCCCGTGAAGCACGTCCTTTCCCTCGCGACGCTCTATCCCAACCCGGTGAACCCGCGGTTCGGCACCTTCGTGGCGCGCTCGATGGAGGCGCTGGCGAAGCGCGGCGACTGGCGGGTGACGATGGTCAACCCGATCGGCCTGCCGCCGCTGGTGCTGGGCCGCTATCGCCCGCTGGCCGATCTTCCGGCGGAGAATGTCGAGGGCGGGATCACCATCCACCGCCCGCATTTCACTTTGATCCCGCGCATCGGCGCGCGGCGCAATGCAGCAGCGATTGCGCGGGCGGTGCTGCCGCTGGTGCAGCGCATCCACACCGAAACGCCGATCGATCTGATCGACGCGCAGTTCTTCTTCCCCGATGGCCCGGCCGCCGCGATCATCGCCGGGGAGATGGGCCTGCCGCTGTCGATCAAGGCGCGCGGGAGCGATATCAGCTTCTGGGGCGATCAGGGCTTTGCCAAGGCGCAGATGCTGGACGCCGCGCGCCGCGCCACCGGGCTGCTGGCGGTGAGCCGCGATCTGGCGGGGCAGATGGCGGCAATGGGGATGGATGCAGAGAAGATCACGGTCCATTACACCGGGCTTGATCGCGACCGCTTCCGCCCGCTCGAACACACGCAATTGCGTCGGCAGCTATCCGAGGAACTGGGCTTTGCCATGCCCGACAATGCCCCGCTGCTGGCCTGCGTCGGCGCGCTGATCGAGCGCAAGGGGCAAGGCATCGCGATTGCGGCATTGAAGGACATTCCCGGCGCCCGGCTGGTGCTGATCGGCAAGGGCGAGGACGAGGCGCGGCTGCGGACACTGGCGGCAAGCGAGGGCATGGCCGACCGGGTCCATTTCGCCGGATCGCTCGATCATGATGTGATGCCGCTGATCCTGTCGGCCGCCGATGCAATGGTTCTGCCGACCGTGAGCGAGGGACTCGCCAATGCCTGGGTCGAGGCGCTCGCCTGCGGGACGCCGGTGGTGACCTGCGATGTCGGCGGCGCGCGCGAGCTCATCACCTGCGACACCGCCGGACGGCTGGTCGAACGCAATCCTGCGGCCGTGGCGGCGGGCATCAACGCCATCCTCAACGCCCCGCCCCCGCGCGAGGCCGTGGCAGCGCTGACGGAGGCCTTCAGCTGGGACGCCAACGGTGCGGCGCTGGCGGAATATTATGAGCGGCTAACGGGCGGAGCCTGAACCCCGCCGCCGTTAATCACACTTCCCCGCGGACGATCTTTTCCTGACGGTCCATCGCGCTTTCGGTCGGCACGAAGCTGTTCGAGGTCACCCCCATCCAGATCAGCAGCGGGCCGGCCATGTAGACGCTCGAATAGGCGCCGATGAACAGGCCGGTCGTGATCGCCGCGACCATGCCGAACAGGCTCGGCGGGCCGAAGATCAGCAGCGGGATCAGCGCCAGGAACAGTGCCAGCGAGGTCATGACCGTGCGCGACAGAGTCTCGTTGACCGACAGGTCGAGCAGCTCCGGCATCGGCATCTTGCGGAACTTCTTCAGGTTCTCGCGGATGCGGTCATAGACCACCACGGTGTCGTTCAATGAATAGCCGATGATCGCGAGGATCGCGGCGACGATCTGCAGGCTGAACTCCATCTGCGTCAGCGCGAACAGGCCCACGGTCACCGACACGTCGTGCACCAGCGCGAACATCGCG is drawn from Erythrobacter sp. and contains these coding sequences:
- a CDS encoding HAMP domain-containing sensor histidine kinase; amino-acid sequence: MGLIAAGWIFVLLLGGGIALERTLTAQVESNFDEQLDYILTAMIASAEIDASGEVYFYRTLGDQRFLEPGSGLYWQISGGSYEPWPSRSLWDRTLKLHGVEAKGGHFDSEVHFYNSVQFPGEPLRIAERTVILPGSDTRWTFAVASATAQMDSQIGRVRLILIWSFAVLGLGLLVMALLQIRYGLQPLRRVRAAIQNLRTTGANRIAEPLPLEVQPLVDEVNALLEHTERQAEEARRHAGNLAHALKTPLTVLTNAATARAPDLGDAVMRETRTMQRHVDHHLARARAVGRRAAGQARSNVRQSAEAVRRAVERLYPDGRLDIAGSPAAEVAIERQDLDEMLGNLIENAAKYGGGSVFVTIDPEDDSAEAREGECLIWIEDDGAGIPEAERIRIFDRGARLDTGKPGTGLGLAIVRDVAEIYGGSVTLGTSEDLGGLLVELRLPRA
- a CDS encoding response regulator transcription factor, which encodes MRILIVEDEPTLGAQLKSTLEHNGYAVDLSVDGEDGHYMGSSEDYDAVILDLGLPEIDGLTVLGMWRREGRTFPVLVLTARDSWSDKVAGLDAGADDYLAKPFQTEELIARLRALIRRASGNTSSELTAGDVRLDTRSGRVTLGGEPVKLTAQEYKLLSYLMHHKGKVVSRTELIEHIYDQDFDRDSNTIEVFVTRIRKKLGADVITTIRGLGYSLDDPAEAPRA
- a CDS encoding PepSY domain-containing protein, which codes for MNARRSSCAALLVALCAAGLAVPGAAQEQSLSDQGEARREAQAGTQLSLREIERRILPQMQGSEYLGPAYDSTARAYRLKFIREGRVTYVDVDARTGRVIGRSR
- a CDS encoding SIMPL domain-containing protein, which translates into the protein MIRPALAAVAASSLALSGAALAEPVIEIEAKGPVVELTVSESVSVAPDIATIGAGVTTDAPTATEALRQNSAAMAKVVARIKALGVAEQDIQTTGINLNARYDYDQTTQRQVFRGYQASNRVSVILRKIDNAGRVLDALVEAGANDLSGPSFSIENDAAAKDAARKRAIEKAKARVDEYATMFGYDRAKVLWISESIESRGPMPEMAMMRASADMVAAAPPPVQPGMVSTGISMSFKFELVNDAAPSAP
- a CDS encoding ABC-F family ATP-binding cassette domain-containing protein, producing the protein MAQPPIFSLEGMALQQGGRWLFGGPTPTTGAAPIDLHVLSGDRLALIGRNGAGKTTLLRLITGKIDADRGQRRIKPGTRIVFLEQDPDFTPFSTLMDFATGGEDAPAAHEVEAIAGQLGIDMSRPAATASGGEKRRAAIARALAQEPDLLLLDEPTNHLDLAAIDWLEDWLSRYRGAFITISHDRTFLTRLTRATLWLDRGTLRRKEVGFGGYEAWEETVYAEEARAAERLDAKLKIEAHWLERGVTARRKRNQGRLEKLYQMRAVRAAMIAGAGTAKLKLAGDDDFKSKSVIVADNISKTYGDRPIIKPFTLRIQNGDRIGIVGSNGAGKTTLLKLLTKELESDTGSVTHARTLSGVMIDQQRKLLEPGATVRQILAEGGDWIDVRGVRKHVQAYLKDFLFDPGLVDTKVGILSGGERSRLLLAREFARTANLLVLDEPTNDLDLETLDLLQEVIADFDGTVLIVSHDRDFLDRTVTITLGLDGSGKVDIIAGGYADWEARRKAPQTGVKPGSRGGQEGVKPTLEGGQKPLPTKTPSAPRLSYKDQRDYEILPKRIEELEAAIAKGEALLGDPELYTRDPQRFATISAGIANARAEKDAAEERWLMLAEMVEG
- a CDS encoding DUF6456 domain-containing protein yields the protein MKRQLVERELTAEGPLRGARRPGTRAVRTVTVNLAESPIAWLHARGHINARLFDAGEALRNDYERAQLSANITMRWDPVRVKTTGERGFTPTERQVAARQRFDGAIKAAGKGLEDVLWRVVCAGEALPEAEKTLGWPARSGKLVLKIALERVAEFYRIT
- a CDS encoding helix-turn-helix transcriptional regulator codes for the protein MLNRIRDIRKAKGLTLADLAAACVPPTTAQTIGRLETGTRQLSLVWMNRIAAALGVDPASLMRAETGPAGTAQIVAELAAGGASALTSPRAAVLPSELADTPDAPPPLVLMVSESVGEYRPGDLVWLRQLALEDTQSAINRDCLVPRPGGRFAFGRLIDRRGTLVGLLPPGAGQKQVVVDNPAWIAVAMMLVRPL
- a CDS encoding glycosyltransferase; translated protein: MKHVLSLATLYPNPVNPRFGTFVARSMEALAKRGDWRVTMVNPIGLPPLVLGRYRPLADLPAENVEGGITIHRPHFTLIPRIGARRNAAAIARAVLPLVQRIHTETPIDLIDAQFFFPDGPAAAIIAGEMGLPLSIKARGSDISFWGDQGFAKAQMLDAARRATGLLAVSRDLAGQMAAMGMDAEKITVHYTGLDRDRFRPLEHTQLRRQLSEELGFAMPDNAPLLACVGALIERKGQGIAIAALKDIPGARLVLIGKGEDEARLRTLAASEGMADRVHFAGSLDHDVMPLILSAADAMVLPTVSEGLANAWVEALACGTPVVTCDVGGARELITCDTAGRLVERNPAAVAAGINAILNAPPPREAVAALTEAFSWDANGAALAEYYERLTGGA